A single genomic interval of Devosia oryziradicis harbors:
- a CDS encoding substrate-binding domain-containing protein, with the protein MRLKDLAEHLGLSQTTVSRALNGYPEVNEATRLRVAETAARLGYRPNASALRLATGRSGAVGLVLRGADELGPHMSEFLAGMGGQVGAQEIDILVVTVNSLEDELAAYRRIAASQKVDAVVLHSPTLRDQRAELLLDLKVPFVLHGRTNIGEPVAWMDIDNTGAVERATGHLLDLGHRRIALLNGLKGRTFAEHRELGYLAALSARGVAFDPALMGNSIFTDEIAFRQAQAMLELRPRPTAFLAGSMMTALGVFRAIRQAGLELGKDVSMIAHDDVFPYLNADNMYPTMSTTRSSIRQAGMRIAELILQILGGKPVQDVHELWPVELVLRQSSGPLQQ; encoded by the coding sequence ATGAGACTGAAGGATCTGGCTGAGCATCTCGGCCTGTCGCAAACCACTGTCAGTCGCGCCCTCAATGGCTATCCCGAAGTCAATGAGGCCACGCGGCTGCGCGTTGCTGAGACCGCGGCGCGCCTGGGCTACCGTCCCAATGCCAGCGCCCTGCGCCTCGCCACGGGGCGCTCCGGCGCCGTTGGGCTGGTCCTGCGCGGCGCCGACGAACTGGGGCCGCATATGAGTGAGTTCCTCGCCGGCATGGGCGGACAGGTCGGTGCTCAGGAGATCGACATCCTGGTTGTCACCGTCAACAGCCTCGAGGACGAGTTGGCGGCCTACCGCCGCATCGCCGCGAGCCAGAAGGTAGATGCGGTGGTGCTGCATTCGCCGACCTTGCGGGACCAGCGTGCCGAATTGCTGCTCGACCTCAAGGTCCCCTTCGTGCTGCATGGCCGCACCAATATCGGCGAACCGGTCGCCTGGATGGACATCGACAATACCGGGGCCGTCGAGCGCGCCACCGGCCACCTGCTCGATCTCGGCCATCGCCGCATCGCCCTGCTCAACGGCCTCAAGGGCCGCACCTTCGCCGAGCACCGCGAACTGGGTTACCTCGCAGCCCTATCCGCGCGCGGCGTCGCTTTCGATCCGGCATTGATGGGGAACTCCATCTTCACCGACGAAATCGCCTTCCGCCAGGCCCAGGCTATGCTCGAACTGCGGCCGCGTCCCACCGCATTTCTCGCCGGCTCCATGATGACCGCGCTGGGCGTGTTTCGCGCCATACGCCAAGCCGGGCTCGAGTTGGGCAAGGACGTCTCCATGATCGCTCATGACGACGTCTTCCCCTATCTCAATGCCGACAACATGTACCCCACCATGTCCACGACCCGCTCGTCGATCCGCCAGGCGGGGATGCGCATTGCCGAGCTGATCCTGCAGATCCTCGGCGGCAAGCCGGTGCAGGACGTGCATGAGCTCTGGCCCGTGGAGCTGGTCCTGCGCCAAAGCTCGGGGCCGCTGCAGCAATAG
- a CDS encoding di-heme oxidoreductase family protein: MKTALTLALIALLAGGLALAQDQAVRSDLTPEDLARVARVTAPTTDFSKPENFEAKPAGAGTTTFAPNADSFSHFLDNLSFEQEEQFKLGNALFRKIWVSSPSSTQASDGLGPLFNARGCQSCHLKDGRGHPPFEGQAENVSMFLRLSVPPEADDKRVALDGVFAGEVGDPTYGTQLQDFAVPGLQAEGRMVIDYVDLPVTLGDGTTVTLREPHYSVADLAYGPLAHNVMLSPRLANPMIGLGLVEQIPTEDILALADPDDRDGDGISGRPNWTIEPVSQSVMLGRFGWKAGMASIRSQSAGAFAGDIGIATPLVNLPHGDCTERQTECLAMPTGVQDRLGPSEAPDPVLDLVTFYAQTLGVPERRNVGDAAVLRGKAAFYGAGCASCHVPKFVTSRDAENPAHRFQLIWPYSDFLLHDMGTGLADNRPEGQADGQEWRTPPLWGIGLTETVSGHTFFLHDGRARNLVEAILWHGGEAQAARDAFAQMSQAQRDDVVAFLESL; encoded by the coding sequence ATGAAAACTGCTCTCACCCTTGCCCTGATCGCGCTGCTTGCCGGCGGGCTTGCCCTTGCGCAGGATCAGGCGGTGCGCAGCGACCTGACGCCCGAGGACCTGGCGCGCGTTGCCAGGGTGACTGCACCCACGACCGATTTTTCCAAGCCGGAGAACTTCGAAGCCAAGCCGGCGGGGGCGGGAACGACGACGTTTGCCCCCAATGCCGATTCCTTCAGTCACTTCCTCGACAATCTGAGCTTCGAGCAGGAAGAACAGTTTAAGCTGGGCAATGCCCTGTTCCGCAAGATCTGGGTTTCGTCGCCCAGCTCGACCCAGGCCTCGGATGGGCTCGGACCGCTGTTCAATGCGCGCGGCTGCCAGAGCTGCCACCTCAAGGACGGGCGCGGCCATCCCCCGTTCGAGGGGCAGGCGGAGAATGTGTCGATGTTCCTGCGCCTGTCGGTGCCACCCGAGGCGGACGACAAGCGCGTGGCGCTCGATGGCGTGTTTGCCGGCGAGGTGGGCGACCCGACCTATGGCACGCAGCTGCAGGATTTTGCGGTGCCGGGGCTCCAGGCCGAGGGGCGGATGGTGATCGACTATGTCGACCTGCCAGTAACGCTTGGCGATGGCACTACGGTGACACTGCGCGAGCCGCACTATTCGGTGGCGGACCTGGCCTATGGGCCGTTGGCCCACAATGTCATGCTGTCGCCGCGACTGGCCAACCCGATGATCGGGCTGGGGCTGGTGGAACAGATTCCGACCGAGGATATCCTGGCACTGGCCGACCCTGATGATCGCGATGGCGACGGCATTTCAGGCCGCCCGAACTGGACGATCGAGCCGGTAAGCCAGAGCGTCATGCTCGGCCGGTTCGGCTGGAAGGCGGGGATGGCCAGCATCCGCAGCCAGTCTGCCGGCGCATTTGCTGGCGATATCGGCATTGCGACGCCCCTGGTGAACCTGCCGCATGGCGATTGCACGGAACGGCAGACCGAGTGCCTCGCCATGCCAACAGGTGTGCAGGACCGGCTGGGGCCGAGCGAGGCGCCCGACCCGGTGCTGGACCTCGTGACCTTCTATGCCCAGACCCTGGGCGTGCCGGAGCGGCGCAATGTGGGCGATGCGGCTGTGCTGCGGGGCAAGGCGGCCTTCTATGGCGCCGGCTGCGCCAGTTGCCATGTGCCCAAGTTCGTCACCAGTCGCGATGCCGAGAACCCGGCGCACCGGTTCCAGCTGATCTGGCCCTATTCGGATTTCCTGCTGCACGACATGGGAACCGGCCTGGCCGACAATCGGCCGGAGGGGCAGGCGGACGGGCAGGAATGGCGCACGCCGCCGCTGTGGGGTATCGGCCTCACCGAGACTGTATCGGGCCACACGTTTTTCCTTCATGATGGGCGGGCCCGCAATCTCGTCGAGGCCATTCTATGGCATGGGGGAGAGGCACAGGCGGCGCGCGACGCATTCGCGCAAATGTCCCAAGCCCAGCGCGATGATGTCGTCGCCTTCCTGGAATCGCTGTGA
- a CDS encoding ABC transporter substrate-binding protein — protein MSIKKTLGASVSVLAVLAVSAPAFAQTDIDALYEAAKAEGQLTTIALPHSWCGYGDVIEGFKAKYPGITVNELNPDAGSADEIEAIKANKGNTGPQAPDVIDVGLSFGPSAKAEGLIQPYKVATWDSIPAEAKDEEGYWYGDYYGVMAMLVNKDLVSTVPADWADLLKPEYSASVGLAGDPRASNQAIQAVYAAGLSSTGADEGAADAGLKFFADLNAAGNFVPVIGKAASVAQGTTPILLAWDYNLLSFRDGFAGNPETEIVVPATGVVAGVYIQAISAYAPHPNAAKLWMEYLYSDEGQLGWLKGYCHPIRFNDLAANGKIPQELLDALPPAAAYEAAVFPSIDQQNAAKATITGQWDAVVGANVE, from the coding sequence ATGTCCATCAAGAAAACCCTCGGCGCATCCGTCTCGGTGCTTGCCGTCCTCGCCGTTTCTGCCCCCGCTTTCGCCCAGACCGACATTGACGCGCTCTACGAAGCCGCCAAGGCCGAAGGCCAGCTCACCACCATCGCCCTGCCCCACTCCTGGTGCGGCTATGGCGACGTGATCGAAGGCTTCAAGGCCAAGTATCCGGGCATCACCGTCAACGAACTCAACCCCGATGCCGGCTCGGCCGACGAGATCGAAGCCATCAAGGCCAACAAGGGCAATACCGGCCCGCAGGCCCCCGACGTGATCGACGTCGGCCTCAGCTTCGGCCCTTCGGCCAAGGCCGAAGGCCTGATCCAGCCCTACAAGGTCGCGACCTGGGACTCCATCCCCGCCGAGGCCAAGGATGAAGAGGGCTACTGGTACGGCGACTACTACGGCGTGATGGCCATGCTGGTGAACAAGGATCTGGTATCCACCGTTCCCGCCGACTGGGCTGACCTGCTCAAGCCAGAATATAGCGCCAGCGTCGGCCTCGCCGGTGATCCGCGCGCCTCCAACCAGGCCATCCAGGCCGTCTATGCCGCCGGTCTCTCCTCGACCGGTGCCGACGAAGGCGCTGCCGATGCCGGCCTCAAGTTCTTCGCCGACCTCAATGCTGCCGGTAACTTCGTCCCGGTCATCGGCAAGGCTGCCTCGGTCGCCCAGGGCACGACGCCGATCCTGCTCGCCTGGGACTACAATCTGCTCTCCTTCCGTGATGGCTTCGCCGGCAACCCGGAAACCGAGATCGTGGTCCCCGCCACCGGCGTTGTCGCCGGCGTCTACATCCAGGCCATCTCGGCCTACGCACCCCACCCCAACGCTGCCAAGCTTTGGATGGAATATCTCTATTCCGACGAAGGTCAGCTTGGTTGGCTGAAGGGCTATTGCCACCCGATCCGCTTCAACGACCTGGCTGCCAACGGCAAGATCCCGCAGGAACTGCTCGACGCTCTCCCGCCGGCCGCCGCCTATGAGGCTGCCGTCTTCCCGAGCATCGACCAGCAGAACGCTGCCAAGGCCACCATCACCGGCCAGTGGGACGCCGTCGTCGGCGCCAACGTCGAGTAA
- a CDS encoding imelysin family protein, whose protein sequence is MRLLLLVLMMVFAGPALAQTATPSQVLDAAVNKVIRPAVAAFKTRASGLESAMGGLCAAPSEGALAIARQQFGLAAQAYGRIEFLRIGPLMEDNRADRLLFWPDRRGIGLRQVQAIIAEQDSGASEVTLLRQKSVAVQGFGALEYVLFGTDAEGLAAAGAEFRCRYGQAIAANISGIADQVAMGWYRYDGVASHLTRPVPDNADYRTETEALEALVGLVAHGIEGLRDTRINPFVAQGGEPAKPKQALFWRSGLTMAMIAADIEGMEALVAGSGMARAVGPDDAGLDNSIAFEFRNAHRAIGLVTLPVEQAVVDEKQAHALDYLIIVTQSLQTMIGEQLSAALELSVGFSSLDGD, encoded by the coding sequence ATGCGCCTGCTGCTTCTTGTTCTGATGATGGTCTTTGCCGGCCCGGCGCTGGCTCAGACGGCGACGCCGTCGCAGGTGCTCGACGCGGCGGTGAACAAGGTCATCCGCCCGGCGGTGGCCGCCTTCAAGACGCGGGCCAGTGGCCTGGAAAGCGCCATGGGCGGGCTGTGCGCAGCGCCCTCGGAGGGCGCGCTGGCCATTGCCAGGCAGCAATTCGGCCTGGCGGCACAGGCTTATGGCCGGATCGAATTCCTGCGCATCGGGCCGTTGATGGAGGACAACCGTGCCGATCGGCTGCTGTTCTGGCCCGACCGTCGCGGCATCGGGTTGCGGCAGGTCCAGGCCATCATCGCCGAACAGGATAGCGGCGCCAGCGAGGTGACGCTGCTGCGCCAGAAGAGCGTGGCCGTGCAGGGGTTCGGGGCATTGGAATATGTGCTGTTTGGCACCGATGCAGAGGGGCTCGCAGCGGCTGGCGCGGAATTCCGTTGCCGGTACGGCCAGGCAATCGCCGCCAATATCAGTGGGATCGCCGACCAGGTGGCGATGGGCTGGTATCGCTATGACGGCGTTGCGTCGCACCTGACGCGGCCCGTCCCCGACAATGCCGACTACCGTACCGAGACCGAGGCGCTGGAAGCCCTGGTGGGGCTGGTGGCCCATGGCATCGAGGGCTTGCGCGACACGCGGATCAACCCATTTGTCGCCCAGGGCGGCGAGCCGGCCAAGCCCAAGCAGGCGCTGTTCTGGCGCTCCGGCCTGACGATGGCGATGATCGCTGCCGATATCGAGGGCATGGAGGCATTGGTAGCCGGATCGGGGATGGCGCGGGCCGTCGGACCCGACGATGCGGGCCTCGACAATTCCATCGCATTCGAATTCCGCAACGCCCATCGGGCCATCGGGTTGGTGACGCTGCCGGTCGAGCAAGCCGTGGTGGACGAGAAGCAGGCCCATGCGCTCGACTACCTGATTATCGTGACCCAATCGTTGCAGACAATGATCGGCGAACAGCTGTCGGCGGCGCTGGAACTGTCCGTGGGCTTTTCGTCGCTGGATGGCGACTGA
- a CDS encoding DUF1513 domain-containing protein, whose translation MWQRRAFLKAAGAGFAAGLLPRQVEALERSDLVFASSVQTAAGSYGAVLLGERGDVIASIDLPDRGHDITISREAGRGVVFARQPGTFAVVFDPQGRAAPVTLTSVEGRHFYGHGVFSPDGRLLYATESDFEAARGVVGIYDATDGYRRIGEFPTFGTGPHEMLLMPDGVTFVVANGGIETHPDFGRTELNLETMDPSVVFIDRRDGRLIGQLRLDAGLHQLSIRHMAIDGRGRVWFGCQYKGAPADKPQLVGYATMDGEIRLIELPPGTLADLRNYVGSVAVSADGVTVAVSSPEGDLLVAIDAEGKRPVLAETLRNGCGLAADGMGFVATSGNGEMIGMAGADRAAQKFDFLFDNHILRVG comes from the coding sequence ATGTGGCAGCGACGGGCTTTCCTCAAGGCGGCCGGGGCGGGCTTTGCCGCGGGCCTGCTGCCACGGCAGGTCGAGGCGCTGGAGCGCAGCGACCTGGTCTTTGCCAGCTCGGTGCAGACGGCCGCCGGCAGCTATGGCGCGGTGCTGCTGGGCGAGCGCGGCGACGTTATTGCCTCGATCGACCTGCCGGATCGCGGACATGATATCACCATCAGCCGAGAAGCAGGGCGGGGCGTGGTATTCGCGCGCCAGCCCGGAACGTTTGCGGTGGTGTTCGATCCCCAGGGACGCGCAGCGCCGGTGACGCTCACCAGCGTCGAGGGCCGGCACTTCTATGGGCATGGCGTGTTCTCGCCCGATGGCCGGCTGCTCTATGCGACCGAGAGCGATTTCGAGGCGGCCCGGGGTGTCGTCGGCATCTACGATGCGACGGACGGCTACCGGCGGATCGGGGAATTCCCCACCTTCGGCACCGGCCCGCACGAAATGCTGCTGATGCCCGATGGCGTCACCTTCGTGGTTGCCAATGGCGGGATCGAAACGCATCCCGATTTCGGGCGGACCGAACTCAACCTCGAAACGATGGACCCTTCGGTGGTGTTCATCGACCGGAGGGACGGCCGGCTGATCGGGCAGTTGCGGCTCGATGCGGGCCTGCACCAGCTGTCGATCCGCCATATGGCCATCGATGGACGCGGGCGGGTGTGGTTCGGCTGCCAGTACAAGGGGGCGCCCGCGGACAAGCCCCAACTGGTGGGCTATGCGACCATGGATGGCGAGATCAGGCTGATCGAACTGCCGCCGGGCACGCTGGCCGACCTGCGCAATTATGTCGGCTCGGTGGCGGTGTCGGCCGATGGGGTGACTGTCGCGGTGTCGTCGCCCGAAGGCGATCTGTTGGTGGCCATCGACGCCGAGGGCAAGCGGCCTGTTCTGGCCGAAACGCTACGCAATGGCTGTGGCCTGGCGGCCGATGGCATGGGGTTCGTCGCTACAAGTGGCAATGGCGAGATGATCGGCATGGCGGGCGCAGACCGCGCAGCGCAGAAGTTCGACTTCCTCTTCGACAACCACATCCTTCGCGTGGGTTAG
- a CDS encoding imelysin family protein, with the protein MISVKRTLRSLALALTISVAPMAAFAQAPADLDVLTHYADLALAGYEDALTTAKALDAAVDALIANPSEATLQAAKDAWKAARIPYQQTEAFRFGNPIVDEWEGRVNAWPLDEGLIDYVDASYGTESDSNALYVANVIANPKITIDGEEMVFDQITPAVLQDQLQEAAGVESNVATGYHAIEFLLWGQDLNGTGPGAGARPSTDYSTAEHADRRAAYLKAASSLLVSDLGEMVGNWTADGAARAALPELGISAILTGMGSLSFGEVAGERMKLGLLLHDPEEEHDCFSDNTHVSHLNDAIGVQNVYLGKYTRIDGSVVEGPSLSDVIAAKDAALDSEIKALLGDTVAKMNVMADRAEAGEAYDQQIGEGNAEGNAVVQAAIDGLIAQTRGIERAVALLELEDAVTIEDSDSLSNPDAVFQ; encoded by the coding sequence ATGATCTCGGTCAAGCGCACCCTGCGCAGCCTCGCCCTTGCCCTGACAATATCGGTTGCGCCGATGGCCGCGTTCGCGCAGGCGCCGGCCGATCTCGACGTGCTGACCCACTATGCCGACCTGGCGCTGGCCGGTTACGAGGATGCGCTGACGACGGCAAAGGCACTGGACGCGGCCGTCGACGCGCTGATCGCCAATCCCAGCGAGGCGACCTTGCAGGCGGCCAAGGATGCCTGGAAGGCGGCCCGCATTCCCTACCAGCAGACCGAGGCCTTCCGCTTCGGCAACCCCATCGTCGACGAATGGGAAGGCCGGGTGAATGCCTGGCCGCTCGACGAGGGCCTGATCGACTATGTCGATGCCAGCTATGGCACCGAGAGCGACAGCAACGCGCTTTACGTCGCCAATGTCATCGCCAACCCGAAGATCACCATCGACGGCGAGGAGATGGTATTCGACCAGATCACCCCGGCCGTGCTGCAGGACCAACTGCAGGAAGCGGCCGGCGTGGAGTCCAATGTCGCCACCGGCTATCATGCCATCGAGTTCCTCCTTTGGGGCCAGGACCTCAACGGGACGGGGCCGGGTGCAGGGGCACGGCCGTCTACGGACTATTCGACTGCCGAGCATGCCGATCGCCGCGCAGCCTATCTCAAGGCGGCATCGAGCCTGCTGGTAAGCGATCTCGGGGAAATGGTTGGCAACTGGACCGCCGATGGCGCTGCCCGCGCGGCGCTGCCGGAACTGGGGATTTCGGCAATCCTGACCGGCATGGGTTCGCTGAGCTTTGGCGAAGTGGCCGGCGAACGCATGAAGCTGGGTCTGCTGCTGCACGATCCGGAGGAGGAGCACGACTGCTTCTCGGACAATACGCATGTGTCCCATCTCAACGATGCCATCGGCGTCCAGAATGTCTATCTGGGCAAGTACACCCGGATCGACGGATCGGTGGTGGAAGGGCCATCGCTGTCGGACGTGATTGCCGCCAAGGATGCGGCGCTCGACAGCGAGATCAAGGCGCTGCTCGGGGACACGGTCGCCAAGATGAACGTGATGGCCGATCGCGCCGAGGCCGGCGAAGCCTATGACCAGCAGATCGGCGAAGGCAATGCCGAGGGGAATGCCGTGGTGCAGGCGGCGATCGACGGGCTGATCGCGCAGACGCGCGGCATCGAGCGGGCCGTGGCCCTGCTGGAGCTTGAAGATGCCGTGACGATCGAGGACAGCGACAGCCTCAGCAATCCGGACGCGGTTTTCCAGTAG
- a CDS encoding ABC transporter permease, which produces MADVTASPSRRRLSFEWLGVAPFLIFAVMFLILPTLYLIGAAFVGRDGQFTFDNITALFTDSIMAAYWISIRISGASAILGALIGLAIALAIIRGRLPAGLRSAVMTFSGVASNFAGVPLAFAFIATLGRLGLVTIVLKTIGIDLYKSGFNLLSFWGLTITYLYFQIPLMILIIAPAIDGLKKEWSEAAQILGASPWQFWRYVGMPILWPSFLGTLSLLFANAFGAIATAYALTGSSLNIVPILLYAQIRGDALQNPGLGAALALGMILITACANIIYLVISARAERWMK; this is translated from the coding sequence ATGGCCGACGTAACCGCATCACCTTCACGCCGCCGCCTCTCGTTCGAGTGGCTGGGCGTAGCGCCTTTCCTCATCTTCGCGGTGATGTTCCTCATCCTGCCCACGCTCTACCTGATCGGCGCGGCCTTTGTCGGCCGTGACGGCCAGTTCACCTTCGACAACATCACGGCGCTGTTCACCGACAGCATCATGGCCGCTTACTGGATTTCGATCCGCATCTCCGGGGCGTCCGCCATCCTGGGCGCCCTGATCGGCCTGGCCATCGCGCTGGCCATCATCCGCGGCCGCCTTCCCGCCGGGCTGCGTTCGGCCGTGATGACCTTTTCCGGCGTCGCCTCCAACTTCGCCGGCGTACCGCTGGCCTTCGCCTTCATCGCCACATTGGGCCGCCTGGGCCTGGTCACCATCGTCCTCAAGACCATTGGCATCGACCTCTACAAGTCCGGCTTCAACCTCCTCAGCTTCTGGGGCCTGACGATCACCTATCTCTATTTCCAGATTCCGCTGATGATCCTGATCATCGCGCCGGCCATTGATGGGCTGAAGAAGGAATGGAGCGAGGCCGCCCAAATCCTGGGCGCCAGTCCGTGGCAGTTCTGGCGCTATGTCGGCATGCCCATCCTGTGGCCGAGCTTCCTGGGCACGCTGAGCCTGCTCTTCGCCAATGCCTTCGGCGCCATCGCCACCGCCTATGCGCTGACGGGCTCCTCGCTCAACATCGTCCCCATCCTCCTCTACGCGCAGATCCGCGGCGACGCCCTGCAAAATCCGGGCTTGGGCGCTGCGCTCGCGCTGGGCATGATCCTCATCACCGCCTGCGCCAACATCATCTATCTGGTCATTTCCGCGCGTGCCGAGAGGTGGATGAAATGA